In one Paracoccus everestensis genomic region, the following are encoded:
- the exbB gene encoding tonB-system energizer ExbB, whose product MSNLPLSRPGATLAVVLACLLAPVAHAQDTAPAQTQATEQPAAPVAPDAPVAIEPAAPSTPEPAAPAESTATPATTAPEPVAEFLPQSMQDALAPILTPPARDPNLPHDLSPMGMFWAADIVVKAVMIGLAIASVITWTVLVVKALELWGASASAQGGIRRIERAGTLEAAVAASGSRRDAVSRMIRQAADEYRRSQPALDAAGDGGVKERVQSQLERIEAVAGRRMGRGTGVLATIGSTAPFVGLFGTVWGIMNSFIGISESQTTNLAVVAPGIAEALLATAIGLVAAIPAVVIYNVFARGITGYRLRLANAAAGVRQLVSRDLDFRSLTPPKEA is encoded by the coding sequence ATGAGCAACCTGCCGCTGTCCCGTCCTGGCGCAACCCTTGCCGTGGTGCTTGCCTGCCTGCTGGCACCCGTCGCCCATGCCCAGGATACGGCGCCCGCCCAGACCCAGGCGACGGAACAGCCCGCAGCCCCGGTTGCGCCAGATGCGCCAGTTGCGATCGAACCCGCCGCGCCATCGACGCCCGAACCTGCGGCACCTGCCGAAAGCACGGCAACGCCTGCCACCACTGCCCCCGAACCCGTGGCCGAGTTCCTGCCCCAATCCATGCAGGACGCGCTTGCCCCGATCCTGACGCCGCCTGCGCGCGATCCGAACCTGCCCCATGACCTGTCGCCGATGGGAATGTTCTGGGCGGCCGATATCGTGGTCAAGGCGGTGATGATCGGGCTGGCCATCGCATCCGTCATCACCTGGACGGTGCTGGTGGTGAAGGCCCTGGAACTGTGGGGCGCCAGCGCGAGCGCCCAGGGCGGCATCCGCCGCATCGAGCGGGCGGGCACCCTGGAGGCCGCCGTTGCCGCCAGCGGCAGCCGCCGCGACGCGGTGTCGCGCATGATCCGCCAGGCGGCCGATGAATACCGCCGGTCCCAGCCCGCCCTGGATGCTGCGGGCGATGGCGGCGTCAAGGAACGCGTCCAATCGCAACTGGAACGGATCGAGGCCGTCGCGGGCCGCCGCATGGGCCGGGGCACGGGCGTGCTGGCGACCATCGGATCAACCGCACCATTCGTGGGGCTGTTCGGCACGGTCTGGGGGATCATGAACAGCTTCATCGGCATTTCCGAATCGCAAACCACCAACCTGGCCGTGGTGGCCCCCGGCATCGCCGAGGCGCTTCTGGCGACCGCCATCGGCCTGGTCGCGGCCATTCCCGCCGTTGTCATCTATAACGTCTTTGCGCGCGGCATCACCGGATATCGCCTGCGTCTGGCCAATGCAGCCGCGGGCGTGCGCCAACTGGTCAGCCGCGACCTGGATTTCCGCAGCCTTACCCCCCCGAAGGAGGCATGA
- a CDS encoding siderophore-interacting protein, translated as MRHDPLPPFQTEASLPGLSFAVMDTLIRAQAAEQGLDLHNGHGRSTWCKLPDGAEFGTKMGPTGSILFARAHTRDRLQDVVECVAHQLGKHLPGLQPAWSSLDKPGAHPPNFSLARVAGVTRIAPDFLRLRLECGDLARFARDLIHFRLILQPQGAQAPAWPVIGDDGRTVWPKGAATLHRPVYTVRHIDPGAGWLETDIFVHEGGHACGFAAHAVPGTVVGLTGPGGGGIAQGDSLLIGGDETAYPALARTIEAAGPDTTGECHLFGARADYPLPDHPGIRVIHAPGGEADLARRLRRKGTDAQRIWLATERSRLEPLKAAINDHGGTGALRAHLAAYWTA; from the coding sequence ATGAGACATGATCCCCTGCCCCCCTTTCAGACCGAGGCCAGCCTGCCCGGCCTGTCCTTTGCCGTCATGGACACCCTGATCCGGGCACAGGCCGCCGAACAGGGGCTGGATCTGCATAACGGGCATGGCCGGTCCACCTGGTGCAAGCTGCCGGATGGGGCCGAATTCGGCACCAAGATGGGGCCGACGGGCAGCATCCTTTTTGCCCGCGCACACACGCGCGACCGCCTGCAGGACGTGGTGGAATGCGTGGCCCATCAACTCGGGAAACACCTGCCCGGCCTGCAGCCCGCCTGGTCATCCCTGGACAAGCCGGGGGCGCATCCGCCCAATTTCAGCCTGGCGCGCGTGGCGGGCGTGACCCGCATCGCGCCCGATTTCCTGCGGCTGCGGCTGGAATGCGGCGATCTGGCCCGCTTTGCGCGCGACCTGATCCATTTCCGCCTGATCCTGCAACCCCAAGGCGCGCAGGCGCCCGCCTGGCCGGTGATCGGCGACGATGGCCGGACGGTTTGGCCGAAGGGGGCGGCAACCCTGCACCGTCCCGTCTATACCGTGCGCCACATCGACCCGGGTGCGGGATGGCTGGAAACCGACATCTTTGTCCATGAGGGCGGCCACGCCTGCGGCTTTGCGGCCCATGCGGTGCCGGGAACCGTAGTCGGGCTGACCGGCCCGGGCGGGGGCGGGATCGCGCAGGGTGACAGCCTTCTGATCGGCGGGGACGAAACGGCCTATCCCGCCCTTGCCCGCACCATCGAGGCCGCAGGCCCGGACACGACCGGCGAATGCCACCTGTTCGGGGCACGGGCCGATTACCCCCTGCCCGATCACCCCGGGATCCGCGTGATCCACGCCCCCGGCGGAGAGGCGGACCTTGCCCGTCGCCTGAGGCGCAAAGGCACCGATGCCCAACGGATCTGGCTTGCGACCGAGCGGTCCCGGCTGGAACCGCTGAAGGCCGCGATAAATGACCACGGGGGGACCGGGGCGCTGCGTGCTCATCTCGCAGCCTATTGGACGGCATGA
- the mobA gene encoding molybdenum cofactor guanylyltransferase MobA: MTHPPAIILAGGRATRMGGGDKCLLDLGGRPMLARIRERLAPQCGPLALNANGGGARFRDFDLPVLPDSLPDFPGPLAGILAGMDWAAGLGEGRVVSVAGDTPFFPTDLVLRLTGAGDGIVLAASRDNKGHTNDHPTFGLWPTALRDALRGYLARGERRVRGFAMIHGAARAVWDAEPVDPFFNINTPGDLDRARSALRLQP, translated from the coding sequence ATGACCCATCCCCCCGCCATCATCCTTGCCGGAGGCCGCGCGACCCGCATGGGCGGGGGCGACAAATGCCTGCTGGACCTGGGGGGCCGGCCCATGCTGGCGCGGATCAGGGAACGCCTGGCCCCGCAATGCGGCCCCCTGGCGCTGAATGCGAACGGCGGCGGGGCGCGGTTCAGGGATTTCGACCTGCCGGTCCTGCCCGACAGCCTGCCCGATTTCCCCGGCCCGCTGGCAGGGATCCTGGCAGGGATGGATTGGGCGGCGGGACTGGGGGAAGGGCGGGTTGTCAGCGTGGCGGGCGATACGCCGTTCTTTCCCACGGATCTGGTCCTTCGTTTGACGGGGGCCGGGGACGGAATTGTCCTGGCCGCCAGCCGCGACAACAAGGGCCACACAAACGACCATCCCACCTTTGGCCTGTGGCCCACGGCGCTGCGGGACGCCCTGCGCGGATATCTGGCGCGGGGCGAACGGCGGGTGCGCGGCTTTGCCATGATCCATGGCGCGGCCAGGGCGGTGTGGGACGCGGAACCGGTGGATCCCTTCTTCAACATCAACACGCCCGGGGATCTGGACCGGGCCCGTTCGGCGTTACGCCTGCAACCGTGA
- a CDS encoding tryptophan-rich sensory protein has product MRTMLSVLVLLAAIAFAVSPMLSNGFGGYRPDQFPIPQADPPIQPAGWAFSIWGLIFAWLVAGAGFGAWKRAGDPGWQGMRPALLVSLALGAFWIETAHHTPIGATVLIVAMLVPALIAFLRAGRQDAVWQVRPVALYAGWLTAATGVSAGMVLGGYGILSEQAAAILCLVGVTAVALAVQAARPGEWAYPAGVVWALIGILAANLSPANLPVLALAGVAALLLAWRAAASYRRNAA; this is encoded by the coding sequence ATGCGAACCATGCTTTCCGTCCTTGTCCTGCTGGCAGCCATCGCCTTTGCCGTATCGCCCATGCTGTCGAACGGGTTCGGCGGCTATCGTCCCGACCAGTTCCCGATCCCGCAGGCCGATCCGCCGATCCAGCCTGCGGGCTGGGCCTTTTCCATCTGGGGGCTGATCTTTGCCTGGCTGGTTGCAGGGGCAGGCTTCGGTGCCTGGAAACGGGCGGGAGATCCCGGTTGGCAAGGGATGCGGCCCGCGCTGCTGGTCAGCCTGGCCCTTGGCGCCTTCTGGATCGAGACCGCGCACCATACCCCCATCGGCGCTACCGTGCTGATCGTGGCGATGCTGGTGCCTGCGCTGATCGCATTCCTGCGGGCCGGACGGCAGGACGCGGTCTGGCAGGTGCGGCCCGTGGCGCTGTATGCAGGCTGGCTGACGGCGGCGACGGGGGTGTCGGCCGGAATGGTGCTGGGCGGATACGGGATCCTGTCGGAACAGGCGGCGGCGATCCTGTGCCTTGTGGGCGTCACGGCTGTGGCCCTGGCGGTGCAGGCGGCGCGACCCGGGGAATGGGCCTATCCGGCAGGCGTGGTGTGGGCCTTGATCGGCATCCTTGCCGCGAACCTGTCGCCCGCCAATCTGCCGGTCCTGGCCCTGGCAGGTGTTGCGGCCCTGCTGCTGGCCTGGCGCGCAGCCGCATCCTATCGCCGGAACGCGGCATAG
- a CDS encoding cryptochrome/photolyase family protein, whose amino-acid sequence MTVICWFRRVLRLDDHPALVAAAQEGPVIPLVILDPLEARANPASAQRQAMALPDLDASLRRLGSRLIVRRGDPGAVLAQVVRDTGARAVHTTQGMPFASDDGLDRAVEQAGTRLHLHPPADLVPRGSVLTGSGTRFKVFTPFWRALRKSHIADPLPVPRLSAPDAWPNSDGLDWPEARAAMNRGWDVMARHVRAGESAAHDRLDAFLERVDARYAERRDIPADGDATSGLSDALAVGEISARRLWHKAMNAQHHGRGGVEDLLRELAWRDFARELFDAMPDMDRTCWRPEWNDFSWRGDSDEAQAWRQGRTGVAMVDAGMREMFAIGRMHNRLRMIAASYLVKHLMTDWRIGLDWFACCLTDWDAASNAMNWQWVAGCGPDASPFFRVFNPDTQAAKFDGARRYRDTWLVAGGAGARDFAAAAPLSWGVDARPVPPADLDRGRQRALDAYAAFRR is encoded by the coding sequence ATGACCGTCATCTGCTGGTTTCGCCGTGTGCTGCGGCTGGACGACCACCCCGCGCTTGTCGCCGCCGCCCAGGAAGGGCCGGTCATTCCGTTGGTGATCCTAGACCCGCTCGAAGCGCGCGCCAATCCCGCGTCTGCCCAGCGGCAGGCCATGGCGCTGCCCGATCTGGACGCAAGCCTGCGCCGCCTGGGCAGCCGGCTGATCGTCCGGCGGGGCGATCCCGGTGCCGTGCTGGCGCAGGTGGTCCGCGACACCGGCGCGCGGGCGGTGCATACGACCCAGGGGATGCCCTTTGCCAGCGACGACGGCCTGGATCGGGCGGTGGAACAGGCTGGGACAAGGCTGCATCTGCACCCCCCGGCCGATCTGGTCCCGCGCGGCAGCGTGCTGACCGGCAGCGGCACCCGGTTCAAGGTGTTTACCCCCTTCTGGCGGGCATTGCGCAAATCGCATATCGCCGATCCCTTGCCGGTGCCGCGCCTGTCGGCACCCGACGCATGGCCCAACAGCGACGGCCTTGACTGGCCAGAAGCGCGCGCCGCGATGAACCGTGGCTGGGACGTGATGGCACGCCATGTCCGCGCAGGGGAAAGCGCGGCCCATGACCGGCTGGACGCGTTCCTGGAACGGGTGGATGCGCGTTATGCCGAACGGCGCGACATTCCTGCGGATGGCGACGCCACCTCCGGCCTGTCGGACGCTTTGGCGGTGGGCGAAATCAGCGCCCGGCGCTTGTGGCACAAGGCAATGAACGCACAGCACCACGGGCGCGGCGGGGTCGAGGATCTGTTGCGAGAACTGGCCTGGCGCGACTTTGCGCGAGAGTTGTTCGACGCCATGCCCGACATGGACCGGACCTGCTGGCGCCCGGAATGGAACGATTTTTCATGGCGCGGCGACAGTGATGAAGCTCAGGCCTGGCGTCAGGGCCGCACCGGCGTCGCCATGGTCGATGCCGGGATGCGGGAAATGTTCGCCATCGGGCGGATGCACAACCGCTTGCGGATGATTGCCGCAAGCTATCTGGTCAAGCATCTGATGACCGACTGGCGGATCGGGCTGGACTGGTTCGCCTGCTGCCTGACCGACTGGGACGCGGCCAGCAATGCGATGAACTGGCAATGGGTGGCGGGCTGCGGGCCGGATGCCTCGCCCTTTTTCCGGGTGTTCAACCCGGACACGCAGGCGGCGAAATTCGACGGCGCACGGCGCTATCGCGACACCTGGCTGGTCGCGGGGGGCGCGGGCGCGCGCGATTTCGCCGCCGCCGCGCCGCTGTCCTGGGGGGTGGATGCCCGCCCGGTGCCGCCCGCCGATCTGGACCGGGGCCGGCAGCGCGCCCTGGATGCCTATGCCGCGTTCCGGCGATAG
- the cobA gene encoding uroporphyrinogen-III C-methyltransferase: protein MPDPAPPPGFVSLVSAGPGDPELLTLKAADRLARAEVVLYDDLASGPVLDHANSRAELIAVGKRAGRPSARQDHVNALLVEQALAGRRVVRLKSGDSGIFGRLEEELTALTAAGIPFEIVPGVTSASAAAAAAGIPLTRRLTARRVQFITGADVTGHLPGDINWAAIADPGVTTVVFMGQRSFPELAAGLRAHGLPGDTPALFAQSVGHPHQRLIRTTVDDLAAMMETAPVSQPGLILYGPLAFFP from the coding sequence TTGCCTGATCCCGCCCCTCCACCCGGTTTCGTGTCGCTGGTGTCCGCCGGGCCGGGCGATCCCGAATTGCTGACGCTGAAGGCCGCGGACCGCCTGGCCAGGGCCGAGGTGGTGCTTTACGACGACCTTGCATCGGGTCCGGTCCTGGACCACGCCAATTCCCGCGCGGAACTGATCGCGGTGGGCAAGCGCGCAGGCCGCCCCTCGGCCCGGCAGGATCATGTGAATGCGCTGCTGGTCGAACAGGCTCTGGCCGGGCGCCGGGTGGTGCGGCTGAAATCGGGCGATTCCGGCATCTTCGGAAGGCTGGAGGAGGAACTGACCGCCCTGACGGCCGCCGGCATCCCGTTCGAGATCGTGCCGGGCGTCACATCCGCCAGTGCGGCGGCGGCGGCGGCAGGAATCCCGCTGACCCGGCGGCTGACCGCTCGGCGGGTGCAGTTCATCACCGGCGCGGACGTGACCGGGCACTTGCCGGGCGACATCAACTGGGCGGCCATCGCCGATCCGGGCGTCACCACCGTGGTCTTCATGGGGCAGCGCAGCTTTCCCGAACTGGCCGCCGGATTGCGCGCCCATGGCTTGCCCGGCGACACGCCCGCGCTGTTCGCGCAGTCCGTGGGCCATCCTCACCAGCGGCTGATCCGCACCACGGTCGACGATCTGGCGGCGATGATGGAAACGGCCCCCGTGTCCCAGCCCGGCCTAATCCTCTATGGACCTTTGGCTTTTTTTCCATAA
- a CDS encoding calcium-binding protein yields the protein MISYRHIVTYGTGQHRWLSNVTDLALADIGAEWMLFAVNATGGVSTYRLGDPLTPLERGSAAGFPVNFTYHSRPVLTVLGEAGGGDLLVAGMTGAGVAGLSFDSRGRLGELGQLFPADRIGARLSASGQVTCDGGRFLFSARPDKLAIEVNRVNADGSLSPVSTAALPMPPGVAEASLDKIIAVTVDGQQLLVAISGLGNFISTHAIGANGVLGAGSLHIADGGMGYYIPSDIAALQFGGRSFVAAAGAASSSLSVFRLDKTGALTATDHVLDELTTRFQSVTALATAAVDGRGYVIAGGADGGISVFTLLPDGRLLHLQTIVDANDTTLGRVSAIEAVVIAGQIVLLVTSAGETGVTQLVIDPGDTGGTGFAGAGVAGGSARDDLLVATPATTHLQGGAGDDILVTAKANILLTGGDGADVFALTRFDGRVTITDYEAGIDRLDLSMLGMIRSIWQLNFAPQPWGMRILYGNSILEIRTRDGKALLPTDFGNGLFPVAHYGLPALDPVKIETPPSTVGTFIFGTEAADQLLGAGGGDSIQAGGGNDTVSAGAGNDTVQGRAGNDLLRGGSGADQVLCGAGNDTLFGDEGNDSLLGDDGNDLIYGGLDHDTLRGASGNDRLYGGGGNDSLQGDAGDDTLSGEDGNDRLEDVSGNNHLLGGAGNDTLIAGLGSDYLYGHDGNDLLQGGAGNDRLEDVAGNNHLIGDAGNDLLVAGAGRDTLRGGTGRDSLRAGAGDDLLWGDADDDHLMGEAGAYILDGGSGNDILYGGSGNDRLNGNLGNDTLYGQDGNDALTDLSGSNRLLGDGGNDTLRGGAGQDWLYGGTDNDSLLGGDGEDRLWGDAGNDRLLGEGGNDLLLDLLGNNHLDGGSGNDGLRAGTGQDTLLGGQRQRSSAGGVGQRCPGRRRGQ from the coding sequence ATGATCTCGTATCGCCACATCGTCACCTATGGGACCGGCCAGCATCGCTGGCTGTCGAATGTGACCGACCTAGCGCTGGCGGATATCGGCGCGGAATGGATGCTGTTTGCCGTGAATGCCACCGGCGGGGTCAGCACATATCGCCTGGGCGATCCCCTGACACCCCTGGAACGGGGATCGGCGGCGGGATTTCCGGTGAATTTCACCTATCACTCCCGCCCTGTCCTGACCGTCTTGGGCGAGGCGGGCGGCGGCGATCTGCTGGTCGCGGGGATGACCGGCGCGGGCGTGGCGGGGCTGTCCTTTGACAGCCGGGGTCGTCTGGGCGAGCTGGGTCAACTGTTCCCGGCGGACCGGATCGGCGCGCGCCTGTCGGCCAGCGGCCAGGTGACCTGCGACGGGGGGCGGTTCCTGTTTTCCGCCCGCCCCGACAAGCTGGCGATCGAGGTGAACCGGGTCAACGCCGACGGCAGCCTTTCCCCGGTCTCGACCGCCGCCCTGCCGATGCCCCCCGGCGTGGCCGAGGCGTCGCTGGACAAGATCATCGCGGTCACGGTCGATGGACAGCAACTGCTGGTGGCGATTTCGGGCCTGGGGAACTTCATCTCGACCCATGCCATCGGGGCCAACGGGGTCTTGGGCGCGGGGTCGCTGCATATCGCGGACGGGGGGATGGGTTATTACATCCCGTCGGACATCGCGGCGCTGCAGTTCGGGGGGCGCAGCTTTGTGGCGGCGGCGGGGGCGGCGTCGTCCTCGCTCTCGGTGTTCAGGCTGGACAAGACCGGCGCCCTGACCGCGACCGATCATGTCCTGGACGAACTGACGACGCGGTTCCAGTCGGTGACGGCCCTGGCCACGGCGGCGGTGGATGGGCGCGGCTACGTTATTGCAGGCGGCGCGGACGGGGGGATCAGCGTTTTTACCCTGCTGCCCGACGGCAGGCTGTTGCATCTGCAAACCATTGTCGATGCCAATGACACGACCCTGGGCCGGGTCAGCGCCATCGAGGCCGTGGTGATCGCGGGCCAGATCGTGCTGCTGGTCACATCCGCCGGCGAAACCGGGGTGACGCAGCTTGTCATCGACCCCGGCGATACGGGCGGCACCGGCTTTGCCGGGGCAGGCGTGGCTGGGGGATCGGCGCGCGACGATCTTCTGGTGGCGACGCCTGCGACCACGCATCTGCAAGGGGGAGCGGGCGACGACATCCTGGTCACGGCCAAGGCCAACATCCTCCTGACCGGCGGGGACGGGGCCGATGTCTTTGCCCTGACCCGGTTCGATGGCCGGGTGACCATCACCGATTACGAGGCGGGCATCGACCGGCTGGATCTGTCGATGCTGGGCATGATCCGCAGCATCTGGCAATTGAATTTCGCGCCGCAGCCCTGGGGGATGCGGATCCTTTACGGCAATTCCATCCTGGAAATCCGCACCCGCGACGGCAAGGCCCTGCTGCCCACGGATTTCGGCAACGGCCTGTTTCCCGTCGCCCATTACGGGCTGCCCGCCCTTGACCCCGTGAAGATCGAAACCCCGCCCAGCACGGTTGGCACCTTCATTTTCGGCACCGAGGCGGCCGATCAGCTGCTGGGGGCGGGCGGGGGCGATTCGATCCAGGCGGGCGGGGGCAACGACACGGTTTCGGCGGGGGCGGGCAACGATACCGTGCAGGGACGGGCGGGCAACGATCTGCTGCGCGGGGGCAGCGGCGCGGACCAGGTGCTGTGCGGGGCAGGCAACGACACCCTGTTCGGGGACGAGGGCAATGACAGCCTTTTGGGCGACGACGGAAACGACCTGATCTATGGGGGCCTTGACCACGACACCCTGCGCGGTGCCAGCGGAAACGACCGCCTGTATGGCGGCGGGGGCAACGACAGCCTGCAGGGGGATGCGGGCGACGACACCCTGTCGGGCGAGGACGGCAACGATCGGCTGGAGGATGTGTCAGGCAACAATCACCTGCTGGGCGGTGCGGGCAACGACACGCTTATCGCGGGTCTGGGGTCCGATTACCTGTATGGCCATGACGGCAACGATCTTTTGCAAGGCGGAGCCGGCAATGACCGGCTGGAGGATGTGGCGGGCAACAACCACCTGATCGGAGACGCCGGCAACGACCTGCTGGTCGCGGGTGCGGGCCGTGACACTCTGCGCGGGGGCACAGGCCGCGACTCGCTGCGGGCTGGCGCGGGCGACGACCTGTTGTGGGGCGACGCCGACGACGATCACCTGATGGGCGAGGCAGGTGCCTATATCCTGGACGGCGGATCTGGCAACGACATTCTTTATGGCGGGTCGGGGAATGACCGGCTGAACGGGAACCTGGGTAACGACACGTTGTATGGCCAGGATGGCAACGACGCGCTGACCGACCTGTCGGGCAGCAACCGGCTGCTGGGGGATGGCGGCAACGACACCCTGCGCGGTGGCGCGGGGCAGGATTGGCTTTATGGCGGGACGGACAATGATTCCCTGCTGGGCGGGGACGGCGAGGACCGCCTGTGGGGCGATGCCGGAAACGACCGGTTGCTGGGCGAGGGGGGAAACGACCTTCTGCTGGACCTGCTGGGCAACAACCACCTGGACGGCGGATCGGGCAATGACGGGCTGAGGGCAGGCACCGGCCAGGACACGCTGCTGGGGGGGCAGCGGCAACGATCTTCTGCAGGCGGGGTCGGGCAACGATGTCCTGGACGGCGGCGCGGGCAATGA
- a CDS encoding calcium-binding protein: protein MDGGAGNDTLHGEAGNDLLTDLWGNNLLWGGAGNDRLTAGAGHDALHGDAGNDVLNGGGGNDGLRGGLGNDRLLGQSGNDSIRGDEGNDSLWGDAGDDLLYGGLGNDALWGGAGSDRLWGDAGNDVLNGGDLRDILSGGLGNDTLIGGGGNDGMSGGAGADVFRFMSWRDSTTAAADIIHDFRANSDRLDLRAIGLGYVDDSQFTAARQVRWQHVGAETRVLADLNGDGKADFLLRLSGHIDLDRGDFLL, encoded by the coding sequence CTGGACGGCGGCGCGGGCAATGACACCCTGCATGGCGAGGCGGGAAACGACCTGCTGACCGACTTGTGGGGCAACAACCTCCTTTGGGGCGGCGCGGGCAATGACCGGCTGACTGCCGGCGCCGGTCATGACGCGCTGCATGGCGATGCCGGGAACGATGTCCTGAACGGCGGCGGTGGCAATGACGGGCTGCGCGGCGGGTTGGGCAATGACCGGCTGCTGGGACAATCGGGCAATGACAGCATCCGGGGAGACGAGGGCAACGATTCGCTGTGGGGCGATGCGGGGGACGATCTTCTTTATGGGGGCTTGGGCAACGATGCCCTTTGGGGTGGCGCGGGTTCCGACCGGCTGTGGGGCGACGCCGGCAACGATGTCCTGAACGGCGGCGATCTTCGCGACATCCTGTCCGGCGGGCTTGGCAACGACACGCTGATCGGCGGGGGCGGCAACGACGGGATGTCGGGCGGCGCCGGCGCGGACGTGTTCCGTTTCATGTCGTGGCGTGACAGCACCACGGCGGCGGCCGACATCATCCATGATTTCCGGGCGAACAGCGACCGGCTGGACCTGCGCGCCATTGGCTTGGGCTATGTCGACGATTCGCAGTTCACCGCGGCACGCCAGGTCCGCTGGCAGCACGTCGGCGCCGAGACACGGGTTCTGGCCGATCTGAACGGCGACGGAAAGGCGGATTTCCTGCTGCGGCTTTCGGGCCATATCGACCTGGACCGCGGCGATTTCCTGTTGTGA
- the queG gene encoding tRNA epoxyqueuosine(34) reductase QueG: MAAESKAVGFSQMRVTTPDAVPQAAERLQQFLDAGRHGQMDWMAERTHWRGNPAQLWPEAKSVIVLAELYTPDHDPLALLDRPDRAAISVYAQGRDYHDLVKKRLKQLGRWLLEQVPGEQIKVFVDTAPVMEKPLAQAAGLGWQGKHTNLLSRDLGSWFFLGSIFTTIPLPPDAPEVSHCGSCRACLDACPTEAFPAPYQLDARRCISYLTIEHKGPVDPELRPMMGNRIYGCDDCLAVCPWNKFAQAGSEMRYRGIVAAPPLAELAVLDDAGFRARFSGSPIKRIGRDRFVRNVLYAIGNSGDPALADLARGLAGDPDPAVADAALWAAGRLAGA; encoded by the coding sequence GTGGCTGCCGAATCAAAGGCGGTCGGATTTTCCCAGATGCGGGTCACGACCCCGGATGCGGTCCCACAAGCGGCCGAGCGGTTGCAGCAGTTCCTGGATGCCGGGCGGCATGGCCAGATGGACTGGATGGCCGAACGGACCCATTGGCGCGGCAATCCGGCCCAACTGTGGCCAGAGGCAAAATCGGTGATCGTCCTGGCCGAGCTGTACACGCCCGACCACGATCCGCTGGCCCTGCTGGACCGGCCCGACCGCGCGGCGATCAGCGTTTATGCCCAAGGGCGCGATTATCACGACCTGGTCAAGAAGCGGCTGAAACAGCTTGGCCGCTGGCTGCTGGAGCAGGTGCCGGGCGAACAGATCAAGGTCTTTGTCGATACCGCGCCGGTCATGGAAAAGCCCCTGGCACAGGCGGCGGGCCTGGGCTGGCAGGGCAAGCACACGAACCTGTTGTCGCGCGACCTGGGAAGCTGGTTCTTCCTGGGGTCGATCTTCACCACCATCCCCCTGCCCCCCGATGCGCCCGAGGTTTCTCATTGCGGATCCTGCCGCGCCTGCCTGGACGCCTGCCCGACCGAGGCCTTTCCCGCCCCCTATCAACTGGATGCGCGGCGCTGCATTTCCTATCTGACGATCGAGCATAAAGGCCCGGTCGATCCCGAACTGCGTCCCATGATGGGCAACCGAATCTATGGCTGCGACGATTGCCTGGCCGTGTGTCCCTGGAACAAGTTTGCCCAGGCGGGATCGGAAATGCGCTATCGCGGCATCGTCGCCGCACCGCCGCTGGCGGAACTGGCGGTCCTGGACGACGCAGGCTTTCGGGCGCGGTTTTCGGGCAGCCCGATCAAGCGCATCGGGCGCGACAGGTTCGTGCGCAATGTCCTGTATGCCATCGGCAATTCGGGCGACCCCGCCCTGGCGGACCTTGCGCGCGGGCTGGCCGGGGATCCCGATCCTGCCGTGGCCGATGCGGCCCTTTGGGCGGCCGGGCGCCTGGCCGGGGCCTGA
- the fzlA gene encoding FtsZ-binding protein FzlA: MNTNTQTTRLYHSPLSPFCRKVRLVLAEKRIEVELVEERYWESPPDLKRRNPAGKLPVLRHRGIMLAESQAIIEYLDEAVPQPALMPATPLERHEVRRLCAWFDDKFNVEVTTPILTERVWKKVTRQGYPDSRVVKDGLRAIKEHIDYLATLLETRRWLAGNSLSLADFTAAAHFSCLDYISDVDWDRSDSLRDWYATIKSRPAFRSILADQVPGIHPAPHYAELDFG, from the coding sequence ATGAACACCAACACCCAGACCACCCGGCTTTACCATTCGCCCTTGTCGCCCTTTTGCCGCAAGGTTCGGCTGGTGCTGGCCGAAAAGCGCATCGAGGTCGAACTGGTCGAGGAGCGTTACTGGGAAAGCCCGCCCGACCTGAAGCGCCGCAATCCGGCCGGAAAGCTGCCGGTCCTGCGCCATCGCGGTATCATGCTGGCCGAAAGCCAGGCGATCATCGAGTACCTGGACGAGGCCGTCCCCCAGCCCGCCTTGATGCCCGCCACCCCGCTGGAGCGCCACGAGGTGCGCCGCCTGTGCGCCTGGTTCGACGACAAGTTCAACGTCGAGGTGACGACCCCCATCCTGACGGAACGCGTGTGGAAAAAGGTTACCCGCCAGGGCTATCCCGACAGCCGGGTGGTCAAGGACGGGCTGCGCGCGATCAAGGAGCATATCGACTATCTCGCCACGCTGCTGGAAACCCGCCGCTGGCTGGCGGGCAACAGCCTGTCGCTGGCCGATTTCACGGCGGCTGCGCATTTCTCTTGCCTGGATTACATCTCGGACGTGGACTGGGACCGGTCGGACAGCCTGCGCGACTGGTATGCAACGATCAAGTCGCGTCCGGCCTTCCGGTCGATCCTGGCCGACCAGGTTCCGGGGATTCACCCCGCCCCCCATTATGCCGAGCTTGATTTCGGATAG